Proteins from a genomic interval of Streptomyces sp. Tu6071:
- a CDS encoding alpha/beta hydrolase, with product MPHSLPPRRSSRRARPRAGAVALVGLSLAVSLTACSDDSGGGGDGPTNGASGSDPRGQSLSWKSCPAPDQAQGTGDKPSPLPGGTRWECATMRAPLDWKEPKGASIDLALIRAKAKDQGKRIGSLVFNFGGPGGSGVATLPAFGDTYETLRDRYDLVSFDPRGVGRSAPVECENPKQLDQYFAQDNTPDDEAERNEFVTGTKNFNAACEKNSRAVLPHVSTIDAARDMDLLRQVLGDKKLNYFGISYGTELGGVYAHLFPKKVGRAVFDAVVDPTENSEQGSLGQAKGFQLALDNFADDCVKQGEDCTIGNSRDAIEKRVAKLLKDLDTKPLPGLGERRLTQSAGTGGIAQALYSKDYWPYLREGLQQAYDGDGRVLMALSDAMNGRNEDGSYSNITAANVAINCADDKERYSMADVEKKLPEFREASPLFGDFLAWSLVSCTDWAVRGAASHPDVSAPGAPPILVVGNTGDPATPYEGAARMAKQLGKGVGVEITYKGQGHGSYDSGDACVRKAVDGYLLNGTVPKAGTVCG from the coding sequence ATGCCTCACTCGCTCCCGCCCCGCCGCTCCTCCCGCCGCGCCAGGCCGCGCGCCGGGGCCGTCGCCCTCGTAGGGCTGAGCCTGGCCGTGTCCCTGACCGCCTGCTCCGACGACAGCGGCGGGGGCGGCGACGGGCCGACGAACGGCGCGAGCGGCAGCGATCCGCGCGGTCAGTCGCTGAGCTGGAAGAGCTGCCCGGCCCCCGACCAGGCCCAGGGCACGGGCGACAAGCCGTCCCCCCTGCCGGGCGGCACGCGGTGGGAGTGCGCGACGATGCGGGCGCCGCTCGACTGGAAGGAACCCAAGGGCGCGTCGATCGACCTCGCGCTCATCCGCGCGAAGGCGAAGGACCAGGGCAAGCGCATCGGCTCGCTCGTCTTCAACTTCGGCGGCCCCGGCGGCTCGGGCGTCGCGACGCTCCCGGCCTTCGGCGACACGTACGAGACCCTGCGCGACCGCTACGACCTCGTGAGCTTCGATCCGCGCGGCGTCGGCCGCAGCGCGCCGGTGGAGTGCGAGAACCCCAAGCAGCTCGACCAGTACTTCGCGCAGGACAACACCCCCGACGACGAGGCCGAGCGCAACGAGTTCGTCACCGGCACCAAGAACTTCAACGCCGCGTGCGAGAAGAACTCCCGCGCGGTCCTGCCGCACGTCTCGACGATCGACGCGGCGCGCGACATGGACCTCCTGCGGCAGGTGCTCGGCGACAAGAAGCTGAACTACTTCGGCATCTCGTACGGCACCGAGCTGGGCGGCGTCTACGCGCACCTCTTCCCGAAGAAGGTCGGCCGCGCCGTCTTCGACGCCGTCGTGGACCCGACCGAGAACAGCGAGCAGGGCTCCCTCGGCCAGGCCAAGGGCTTCCAGCTCGCGCTCGACAACTTCGCCGACGACTGCGTCAAGCAGGGCGAGGACTGCACGATCGGGAACAGCCGCGACGCGATCGAGAAGCGCGTCGCGAAGCTCCTGAAGGACCTCGACACCAAGCCGCTGCCCGGCCTCGGGGAGCGCCGGCTGACCCAGTCGGCGGGCACGGGCGGCATCGCGCAGGCCCTCTACTCCAAGGACTACTGGCCCTACCTGCGCGAAGGGCTCCAGCAGGCGTACGACGGCGACGGGCGCGTCCTGATGGCGCTCTCCGACGCGATGAACGGCCGCAACGAGGACGGCAGCTACTCCAACATCACCGCCGCGAACGTCGCGATCAACTGCGCCGACGACAAGGAGCGGTACTCGATGGCGGACGTCGAGAAGAAGCTGCCCGAGTTCCGCGAGGCGTCGCCGCTCTTCGGCGACTTCCTCGCCTGGTCCCTCGTCAGCTGCACCGACTGGGCCGTGCGCGGCGCCGCCTCGCACCCCGACGTCTCGGCGCCGGGCGCCCCGCCCATCCTCGTCGTCGGCAACACGGGCGACCCGGCCACCCCCTACGAGGGCGCGGCGCGCATGGCGAAGCAGCTCGGCAAGGGCGTCGGCGTCGAGATCACGTACAAGGGCCAGGGACACGGCTCGTACGACAGCGGGGACGCGTGCGTGCGCAAGGCGGTGGACGGCTACCTGCTGAACGGGACGGTGCCGAAGGCGGGGACCGTGTGCGGGTGA
- a CDS encoding alpha/beta hydrolase — translation MTLLVLAVLAVLGGCTGDGSRGEPPGNAGPGSPSASPTPSASASPGLPRALTGQKLAWKKCGATEGYAAPGREWRCAKLTVPVDWAEPTGKTLRMAVIRGAATGERRGALVFNFGGPGGSGVSLLPLFAPGYGTLHRAYDLVSFDPRGVGGSARVDCRDDAAVARAERTVDLTPDTPAEERAFLADASAFGKSCARTTGALLPELTTANTARDLDLLRTVLGEAKLDYFGVSYGTELGGTYAHLFPRHVGRMVLDAVVDPAADTVEHAKGQARGFQRALNDYFRSLHEDPKAGTAKVAALLKDLDAHPLPAGKGRELTESLAVTGLVSPLYSEGSWPQLTRALDAARAGDGGPLLALADSYNDRDPEGHYGKQAQAQRAISCADDRTRPTAAQARDRLGEFRAISPVFGPFLGWDTAGWCHDWPAKGDRTTPEVSAPDAPPILVVGNTGDPATPFEGAARMAGELGEDVGVELVWHGEGHGAYGSGSRCVDDTVDAYLVRGKIPRPGTKCR, via the coding sequence GTGACGCTCCTCGTGCTCGCGGTGCTCGCGGTGCTGGGCGGGTGCACGGGGGACGGCTCGCGGGGGGAACCGCCGGGGAACGCGGGGCCGGGCTCCCCGTCCGCGTCGCCCACGCCCTCCGCCTCCGCCTCCCCCGGGCTGCCCCGCGCGCTCACCGGGCAGAAGCTCGCGTGGAAGAAGTGCGGGGCCACCGAGGGGTACGCGGCGCCAGGGCGGGAGTGGCGGTGCGCGAAGCTGACCGTGCCGGTGGACTGGGCGGAGCCGACGGGGAAGACGCTGCGCATGGCGGTCATCCGCGGCGCGGCCACGGGTGAGCGGCGCGGCGCGCTCGTCTTCAACTTCGGCGGGCCGGGCGGCTCGGGCGTGAGCCTGCTGCCGCTCTTCGCGCCGGGCTACGGGACGCTGCACCGCGCGTACGACCTCGTGAGCTTCGACCCGCGGGGCGTCGGCGGCAGCGCGCGGGTGGACTGCCGCGACGACGCGGCCGTGGCGCGCGCCGAGCGCACCGTCGACCTCACCCCGGACACACCGGCCGAGGAGCGCGCCTTCCTCGCGGACGCGAGCGCCTTCGGGAAGAGCTGCGCCAGGACGACGGGCGCGCTGCTGCCGGAGCTGACGACGGCGAACACCGCGCGGGACCTCGATCTGCTCCGTACGGTCCTCGGCGAGGCGAAGCTCGACTACTTCGGCGTCTCGTACGGGACGGAGCTGGGCGGCACGTACGCGCACCTCTTCCCGCGGCACGTGGGCCGCATGGTGCTCGACGCGGTCGTGGACCCGGCGGCGGACACGGTGGAGCACGCGAAGGGGCAGGCGCGGGGCTTCCAGCGGGCCCTGAACGACTACTTCCGTTCGCTCCACGAGGACCCCAAGGCCGGCACGGCGAAGGTCGCCGCACTCCTCAAGGACCTCGACGCGCACCCGCTCCCCGCCGGGAAGGGGCGCGAGCTGACGGAGTCGCTGGCCGTGACGGGTCTCGTCTCGCCGCTGTACAGCGAGGGATCCTGGCCCCAGCTGACGCGAGCGCTCGACGCCGCCCGCGCGGGGGACGGCGGACCACTCCTCGCCCTGGCCGACTCCTACAACGACCGTGATCCGGAGGGCCACTACGGCAAACAGGCCCAGGCCCAGCGCGCCATCTCCTGCGCCGACGACCGCACCCGCCCCACCGCGGCCCAGGCCCGGGACCGCCTCGGCGAGTTCCGCGCGATCTCCCCGGTCTTCGGGCCCTTCCTCGGCTGGGACACGGCGGGCTGGTGCCACGACTGGCCCGCGAAGGGCGACCGCACGACCCCCGAGGTCTCCGCCCCGGACGCCCCGCCGATCCTGGTCGTCGGCAACACGGGCGACCCGGCCACCCCCTTCGAGGGAGCGGCCCGCATGGCGGGGGAACTCGGCGAGGACGTGGGCGTCGAGCTGGTGTGGCACGGGGAGGGACACGGGGCGTACGGGAGCGGGAGCCGGTGCGTGGACGACACGGTGGACGCGTACCTGGTACGCGGCAAAATCCCCCGCCCCGGCACGAAGTGCCGCTGA
- the moeZ gene encoding adenylyltransferase/sulfurtransferase MoeZ, with amino-acid sequence MSLPPLVEPAAELTVDEVRRYSRHLIIPDVGMDGQKRLKNAKVLAVGAGGLGSPTLMYLAAAGVGTLGIVEFDEVDESNLQRQIIHSQADIGRPKAESARDTVKGINPYVNVVLHEERLEADNVMDIFSQYDLIVDGTDNFATRYLVNDACVLLNKPYIWGSIYRFDGQASVFWSEHGPCYRCLYPEPPPPGMVPSCAEGGVLGVLCASIGSIQVTEAIKLLAGIGDPLVGRLMIYDALEMKYREVKVRKDPDCAVCGPNATVTELIDYEAFCGVVSDEAQEAAAGSTITPKQLKEWIDDGENIDIIDVREPNEYEIVSIPGARLIPKNEFLMGNALQDLPQDKKIVLHCKTGVRSAEVLAVLKSAGFADAVHVGGGVIGWVNAIEPEKPVY; translated from the coding sequence GTGTCGCTGCCACCCCTGGTCGAGCCAGCCGCTGAGCTCACCGTCGATGAGGTCCGCAGGTACTCGCGCCATCTGATCATCCCGGATGTCGGGATGGACGGACAGAAACGGCTCAAGAACGCCAAGGTCCTCGCCGTGGGCGCGGGCGGCCTCGGCTCGCCGACCCTGATGTACCTCGCGGCTGCCGGGGTGGGCACCCTCGGCATCGTCGAGTTCGACGAGGTCGACGAGTCCAACCTCCAGCGCCAGATCATCCACAGCCAGGCCGACATCGGCCGCCCGAAGGCCGAGTCGGCGCGCGACACGGTCAAGGGCATCAACCCGTACGTGAACGTGGTCCTGCACGAGGAACGGCTCGAAGCCGACAACGTGATGGACATCTTCAGCCAGTACGACCTGATCGTCGACGGCACCGACAACTTCGCGACCCGGTACCTCGTCAACGACGCCTGCGTGCTGCTGAACAAGCCGTACATCTGGGGCTCGATCTACCGCTTCGACGGCCAGGCGTCCGTCTTCTGGTCCGAGCACGGTCCCTGCTACCGCTGCCTCTACCCGGAGCCCCCGCCCCCCGGCATGGTGCCCTCCTGCGCCGAGGGCGGCGTCCTCGGCGTGCTGTGCGCCTCGATCGGCTCGATCCAGGTCACCGAGGCCATCAAGCTCCTCGCGGGCATCGGCGACCCGCTCGTAGGGCGCCTGATGATCTACGACGCCCTGGAGATGAAGTACCGCGAGGTCAAGGTCCGCAAGGACCCCGACTGCGCGGTCTGCGGCCCGAACGCCACGGTCACCGAGCTCATCGACTACGAGGCGTTCTGCGGCGTCGTCTCCGACGAGGCGCAGGAGGCGGCGGCGGGCTCGACGATCACGCCGAAGCAGCTCAAGGAGTGGATCGACGACGGCGAGAACATCGACATCATCGACGTCCGCGAGCCGAACGAGTACGAGATCGTCTCGATCCCGGGCGCGCGCCTGATCCCGAAGAACGAGTTCCTGATGGGCAACGCCCTCCAGGACCTCCCCCAGGACAAGAAGATCGTCCTGCACTGCAAGACCGGCGTCCGCAGCGCCGAGGTCCTCGCCGTCCTCAAGTCCGCCGGCTTCGCCGACGCGGTCCACGTGGGCGGCGGAGTGATCGGCTGGGTCAACGCGATCGAGCCGGAAAAGCCGGTGTACTGA
- a CDS encoding spherulation-specific family 4 protein: MRKGPGNGGQAAGAVPLPGAAASRAEGPPPAGAPGRVLPGGAPRRALPGVPPDPAAAAARVRLALPALPHPLLAPGEWAEPLRADAGVHWAVLDVDNGPGQRPDPDCLLAAGRISNARRRRGPGAALVLGRLDLAHGAANPHLVLAQARAWRDWYRVDGYYVRRCPSDAGRLPAVTSLLARVRALGPAHVVLGHGVHPHPGYADLAAQLVTFAGPWSRYRWSRPPEWTADLPADRFCHLVHSLPATRVDEALRLARWQGAGTVLLTDRRPREPQEEGEMGVFAALPGYWDEIVSRNGRGVSE, encoded by the coding sequence GTGCGGAAGGGACCGGGGAACGGGGGACAGGCCGCCGGGGCGGTACCTCTCCCGGGCGCCGCCGCCTCCCGCGCCGAGGGACCGCCACCCGCCGGGGCGCCCGGCCGCGTCCTTCCCGGCGGGGCTCCCCGGCGCGCCCTCCCCGGCGTCCCGCCGGACCCCGCCGCCGCTGCCGCCCGCGTGCGCCTCGCCCTGCCCGCGCTGCCGCACCCGCTGCTCGCGCCGGGGGAGTGGGCGGAACCGCTGCGCGCGGACGCGGGTGTCCACTGGGCGGTCCTCGACGTGGACAACGGCCCCGGACAGCGGCCCGACCCCGACTGCCTGCTCGCCGCCGGGCGGATCAGCAACGCGCGCAGGCGGCGCGGGCCCGGGGCCGCGCTCGTCCTCGGGCGGCTCGACCTCGCCCACGGGGCGGCCAACCCGCACCTCGTCCTCGCGCAGGCCCGCGCCTGGCGCGACTGGTACCGCGTCGACGGCTACTACGTGCGCCGCTGCCCGTCCGACGCGGGCCGGCTCCCCGCCGTCACGAGCCTGCTCGCCCGGGTACGGGCCCTCGGCCCGGCCCACGTCGTCCTCGGCCACGGCGTCCACCCGCACCCCGGCTACGCGGACCTCGCCGCGCAACTCGTCACCTTCGCCGGGCCCTGGAGCCGCTACCGCTGGTCGCGGCCCCCCGAGTGGACCGCGGACCTTCCCGCCGACCGCTTCTGCCACCTCGTCCACTCGCTCCCCGCGACCCGCGTCGACGAGGCGCTGCGGCTCGCCCGCTGGCAGGGCGCGGGCACCGTACTGCTCACCGACCGACGCCCCCGCGAGCCCCAAGAGGAGGGCGAAATGGGGGTATTCGCGGCACTGCCCGGCTACTGGGACGAAATCGTCTCGCGGAACGGACGTGGTGTCTCGGAATGA
- a CDS encoding NAD-dependent epimerase/dehydratase family protein has product MRVLLIGAGGYLGRFVADRLLADPAVQLTVLGRGDDADVRFDLATGSPGALTRFFDAVHPGVVVNCAGTVRGGARDLTRHNTVAVATICEALRRSGCGARLVQLGCGAEYGPSQPGSSTAEDAVPRPGGPYGVSKLAATELVLGSGLDAVVLRVFSPVGPGTPAGSPLGRLAEAMRRAMQSGDTELKLGGLGVQRDFVDVRDVARAVHAASLSAAQGVVNIGSGRAVRLREAASILARVAGFNGTLHELDSPPGFGPGLPIREHHGGHGPLRPAIGHPRGDSDHTLSAPAAPHPYPDGCGPWQQADVRTARDRLGWRPRINLEESLADIWMEAACRM; this is encoded by the coding sequence ATGAGGGTTCTGCTGATCGGAGCCGGCGGCTACCTCGGCCGCTTCGTCGCCGACCGCCTCCTCGCCGACCCGGCCGTCCAGCTCACCGTCCTCGGCCGCGGCGACGACGCGGACGTCCGCTTCGACCTCGCCACCGGCAGCCCCGGAGCGCTCACCCGCTTCTTCGACGCCGTCCACCCCGGCGTCGTCGTCAACTGCGCGGGGACGGTACGGGGCGGCGCGCGCGACCTGACCCGGCACAACACCGTCGCCGTCGCCACGATCTGCGAGGCGCTGCGGCGCAGCGGCTGCGGCGCGCGCCTCGTCCAGCTCGGCTGCGGGGCCGAGTACGGGCCGAGCCAGCCCGGCTCCTCGACCGCCGAGGACGCGGTGCCCCGCCCCGGCGGCCCGTACGGCGTCAGCAAGCTCGCCGCGACCGAACTCGTCCTCGGCTCCGGGCTCGACGCCGTCGTCCTGCGCGTCTTCTCGCCCGTCGGCCCCGGCACGCCCGCCGGGTCCCCGCTCGGGCGGCTCGCCGAGGCGATGCGGCGCGCCATGCAGTCCGGGGACACCGAGCTGAAGCTCGGCGGGCTCGGGGTGCAGCGCGACTTCGTCGACGTGCGGGACGTCGCGCGCGCCGTCCACGCGGCCTCGCTCTCGGCCGCGCAGGGCGTCGTCAACATCGGCTCGGGCCGTGCGGTACGGCTGCGCGAGGCGGCGAGCATCCTCGCCCGCGTCGCCGGGTTCAACGGCACCCTCCACGAACTCGACTCGCCCCCCGGCTTCGGCCCGGGGCTCCCGATCCGCGAGCACCACGGCGGCCACGGCCCGCTCCGCCCCGCGATCGGGCACCCGCGCGGCGACTCCGACCACACCCTCTCGGCGCCCGCCGCCCCCCACCCCTACCCCGACGGCTGCGGCCCCTGGCAGCAGGCCGACGTGCGCACCGCCCGCGACCGGCTCGGCTGGCGCCCCCGCATCAACCTGGAGGAATCCCTCGCGGACATCTGGATGGAGGCGGCATGCCGGATGTGA
- a CDS encoding DUF3492 domain-containing protein, which translates to MRIGLLTDGGYPYVNGEARLWCDRLVRGLDTYAFDIYAFSRGSRQEDLGWVRLPEHVHRVRTAALWDAPEEWPRPGRRVRRETLEHFAALATTACAATAPPAPALPAPSAQSRAKAPGGLLGLTALAGIAAASPSPGASPAPAPPPTSPFTEALLGLTALAQDHGPLSGLLRSEAAVRVLEAACRATGAVPAARRARVPDLLLIADLLERALRPLALDWYDEDGLGGVGLCHATTGGIAALPGLLAHHLHGVPLLVTEYGVRLRTLYLDGARHLDEDEATTARTLGAPVRAVLGGFHRALAADVYRAASLITPGNAHARRWQERCGADPAKLRTVYPGMDAERFAGVAGASPSGTHGGESARARGAAPVRTGGPAPVRAPGAGPLGDETAADAGSADAVEVRIAYVPGEVEPLGGRPRPYEGAGERRAPVLGRAFARADAAPRPAPPTDENAPRSGWDLVWVGRIEPAKDLHTLLRAFTTVHEAEPRATLRLVGTAEDDAARAYLDSCRALTAELFPADPAGRPCPVRFDLDLDPQSGGAEPGADSGPVSDSGAEPDFGAESDSGSECERERESGSGSPSGSAPGAALDLAEVYAGADAVVLSSTVEGFPISLVEAMFCARATVSTDVGAVLEVVGGTGVVVPPREPAALAAACLGLLRDPEHRALLGAAARARALELFTVEQNTAAFRAIYDGLTAAPSALPGPRAETLVPGARTPSRAARDLTTTGRALEATR; encoded by the coding sequence GTGCGCATAGGACTGCTGACCGACGGCGGCTATCCGTACGTCAACGGCGAGGCGAGACTCTGGTGCGACCGCCTCGTGCGCGGTCTCGACACCTACGCGTTCGACATCTACGCCTTCAGCCGCGGCAGCCGTCAGGAGGACCTCGGCTGGGTCCGCCTGCCCGAGCACGTCCACCGGGTCCGCACCGCCGCGCTGTGGGACGCGCCCGAGGAGTGGCCGCGTCCCGGCCGCCGCGTGCGCCGCGAGACGCTGGAGCACTTCGCGGCGCTCGCGACGACCGCGTGCGCGGCGACGGCCCCGCCCGCGCCCGCGCTCCCCGCGCCCTCCGCGCAGAGCCGGGCGAAGGCCCCGGGCGGCCTCCTCGGCCTCACCGCGCTCGCCGGGATCGCCGCCGCCTCGCCGTCGCCCGGCGCGTCCCCCGCGCCCGCCCCGCCCCCGACGAGTCCCTTCACCGAGGCCCTGCTCGGCCTCACCGCGCTCGCCCAGGACCACGGCCCGCTCTCCGGACTGCTGCGCTCCGAGGCCGCCGTGCGCGTCCTTGAGGCGGCCTGCCGCGCGACGGGCGCCGTCCCCGCCGCGCGCCGTGCCCGCGTCCCCGACCTCCTCCTCATCGCCGACCTCCTCGAACGCGCGCTGCGCCCGCTCGCCCTCGACTGGTACGACGAGGACGGACTCGGCGGCGTCGGCCTGTGCCACGCCACGACGGGCGGCATCGCCGCGCTCCCGGGGCTCCTCGCCCACCACCTCCACGGCGTCCCGCTCCTCGTCACCGAGTACGGCGTCCGGCTGCGCACCCTCTACCTCGACGGCGCCCGCCACCTCGACGAGGACGAGGCGACCACCGCCCGCACCCTCGGCGCCCCCGTCCGCGCCGTGCTCGGCGGCTTCCACCGCGCCCTCGCCGCCGACGTCTACCGCGCCGCGTCCCTCATCACCCCGGGCAACGCCCACGCCCGCCGCTGGCAGGAACGCTGCGGCGCCGACCCCGCGAAGCTCCGCACGGTCTACCCGGGCATGGACGCGGAGCGTTTCGCGGGCGTCGCGGGAGCCTCGCCGAGCGGCACGCACGGCGGCGAGTCCGCGCGGGCGCGGGGCGCGGCGCCGGTACGTACCGGCGGCCCCGCCCCCGTACGGGCGCCGGGCGCCGGGCCCCTGGGCGACGAGACCGCCGCCGACGCGGGCTCCGCCGACGCCGTCGAGGTGCGGATCGCCTACGTGCCGGGCGAGGTCGAACCGCTCGGCGGGCGCCCCCGGCCGTACGAGGGCGCGGGGGAGCGGCGCGCGCCCGTGCTCGGGCGGGCCTTCGCGCGCGCTGACGCCGCGCCCCGGCCCGCCCCGCCCACCGACGAGAACGCGCCGCGCAGCGGCTGGGACCTCGTGTGGGTCGGACGGATCGAGCCCGCCAAGGACCTGCACACGCTCCTGCGCGCCTTCACGACGGTGCACGAGGCCGAGCCGCGCGCCACACTGCGGCTCGTCGGCACCGCCGAGGACGACGCGGCCCGCGCCTACCTCGACTCCTGCCGCGCCCTCACCGCCGAACTCTTCCCGGCCGACCCCGCGGGACGCCCCTGCCCGGTCCGCTTCGACCTCGACCTCGACCCGCAGAGCGGCGGCGCGGAGCCCGGGGCCGACTCCGGGCCCGTGTCCGATTCCGGGGCCGAGCCAGATTTCGGGGCCGAGTCCGATTCCGGGTCCGAGTGCGAGCGCGAGCGCGAGTCCGGGTCCGGCTCCCCGTCCGGGTCCGCGCCCGGCGCCGCTCTCGACCTCGCCGAGGTGTACGCGGGCGCCGACGCCGTCGTCCTCTCCAGCACCGTCGAAGGCTTCCCCATCAGCCTCGTCGAGGCCATGTTCTGCGCCCGCGCCACCGTCTCCACCGATGTCGGCGCCGTGCTCGAAGTCGTCGGCGGCACCGGCGTCGTCGTCCCGCCCCGCGAGCCCGCCGCGCTCGCCGCCGCCTGCCTCGGGCTGCTCCGCGACCCCGAGCACCGCGCCCTGCTCGGCGCGGCGGCCCGCGCCCGCGCCCTCGAACTCTTCACCGTCGAGCAGAACACCGCCGCCTTCCGCGCGATCTACGACGGCCTCACCGCGGCACCCTCCGCGCTCCCCGGACCGCGCGCCGAGACCCTCGTCCCCGGCGCCCGCACCCCGTCCCGGGCCGCCCGCGACCTGACCACGACCGGGCGCGCCCTGGAGGCCACCCGATGA
- a CDS encoding dipeptide ABC transporter ATP-binding protein: MTVSDELLLEVRDLTVDFGSLRAVDHVSFSLRAGGALGIVGESGSGKSATAYALLDLHRGTGARVGGSVRLAGTDVLTAPERELRRLRGGSVAMVFQDPLSSLDPYHAIGDQIAEVHRLHSGASRRAARARAVDVLDRVGIPDAARRARSRPHEFSGGMRQRALIAMALACEPRLLVADEPTTALDVTVQAQILDLLHELRTDEGLGLVLVTHDVGVAAGSVDDVLVMKQGRVEERGPVREVLGAPRAPYTRALLGAVPRLDGPPARSLAFEGEPLVTARELTKVYGRGPRAVTALDGVSLTVRPGESVGIVGESGSGKTTLGRMLVGLLEPSAGTVAYGGAAAARDGRRPAVQMVFQDPASSLNPRRSIGESIADPLRARGDRDESALRARVDALLTRVGLDPAHYDRYPHEFSGGQRQRVGIARALAPEPAVLLADEAVSALDVTTQAQVVALLDELRQELGLALVFVAHDLAVVRQVSERVLVLRAGKLVEEGPVERVYTHPADPYTRRLVDAVPVLDPADAAERRARRRAARAESGRAAPAGV; encoded by the coding sequence ATGACCGTTTCCGATGAGCTTCTGCTCGAAGTCCGCGACCTCACCGTCGACTTCGGATCGCTGCGCGCCGTCGACCACGTCTCCTTCAGCCTCCGCGCCGGGGGCGCGCTCGGCATCGTGGGGGAGTCCGGGTCCGGCAAGAGCGCGACCGCGTACGCCCTCCTCGACCTCCACCGGGGGACGGGCGCCCGGGTCGGCGGCAGCGTGCGCCTCGCCGGGACCGACGTGCTCACCGCCCCCGAGCGCGAACTGCGGCGGCTGCGCGGCGGGAGCGTCGCCATGGTCTTCCAGGACCCGCTCTCCTCGCTCGACCCGTACCACGCCATCGGCGACCAGATCGCCGAGGTGCACCGGCTGCACAGCGGCGCCTCGCGGCGGGCCGCGCGCGCCCGCGCCGTCGACGTCCTCGACCGCGTCGGCATCCCCGACGCCGCCCGGCGCGCCCGCTCCAGGCCGCACGAGTTCAGCGGCGGGATGCGGCAGCGCGCGCTCATCGCGATGGCCCTCGCCTGCGAGCCGCGCCTCCTCGTCGCGGACGAGCCCACGACCGCGCTCGACGTCACCGTGCAGGCCCAGATCCTGGACCTCCTCCACGAACTGCGCACCGACGAAGGGCTCGGGCTCGTCCTCGTCACGCACGACGTGGGGGTCGCGGCGGGCAGCGTCGACGACGTCCTCGTCATGAAGCAGGGGCGCGTCGAGGAGCGCGGGCCGGTGCGCGAGGTGCTGGGCGCGCCGCGCGCGCCGTACACGCGCGCCCTGCTCGGCGCCGTCCCGCGACTCGACGGGCCCCCGGCCCGCAGCCTCGCCTTCGAGGGCGAACCCCTCGTCACAGCACGGGAGTTGACCAAGGTCTACGGGCGCGGGCCGCGCGCCGTCACCGCGCTCGACGGCGTCTCGCTCACCGTGCGGCCCGGCGAGAGCGTCGGCATCGTCGGAGAGAGCGGCAGCGGCAAGACGACCCTCGGGCGCATGCTCGTCGGGCTCCTCGAACCGAGCGCGGGCACCGTCGCCTACGGGGGCGCGGCGGCGGCCCGCGACGGGCGCCGCCCCGCCGTGCAGATGGTCTTCCAGGACCCCGCCTCCTCGCTCAACCCGCGCCGCAGCATCGGCGAGTCGATCGCCGACCCGCTGCGCGCCCGGGGCGACCGCGACGAAAGCGCCCTCCGCGCCCGCGTCGACGCCCTCCTCACCCGCGTCGGGCTCGACCCCGCCCACTACGACCGCTACCCGCACGAGTTCAGCGGCGGCCAGCGCCAGCGCGTCGGCATCGCCCGCGCCCTCGCCCCCGAACCCGCCGTCCTCCTCGCCGACGAGGCCGTCTCGGCGCTCGACGTCACGACCCAGGCGCAGGTCGTGGCGCTGCTCGACGAACTGCGCCAGGAACTCGGCCTCGCCCTCGTCTTCGTCGCCCACGACCTCGCCGTCGTCCGCCAGGTCAGCGAACGCGTCCTCGTCCTGCGCGCGGGCAAGCTCGTCGAGGAGGGCCCGGTGGAACGCGTCTACACGCACCCCGCCGACCCGTACACGCGCCGCCTCGTCGACGCCGTCCCCGTCCTGGACCCGGCGGACGCGGCGGAGCGGCGGGCCCGGCGGCGCGCGGCGCGCGCGGAGTCGGGGCGGGCGGCGCCCGCCGGAGTGTGA